The nucleotide sequence ACGTGAAGGGCTGCCATCGTGCCACAGATCCGTGCCCCTCCCATCACAAACCACCGCTCCTGTGGCTGCAGCTGGAGCAGAAAAGGGGTTGGCCCTTCCCAGGGCCCTGCAGAGAAGGGGCCACACACCTGCACCTGCCATGGACAGGCCTGATGCCACAGCATCACGCTGGGGGTGCAGTCCTGGCAGGGCGTCCACACTGGCCACCTCGATGTCCCCTGCCCTTTGCTTTCCCCTGGAAGCAAAAACTCTTCAGGGAATGCAGCGTCAGCTGCTGGAGGTCCCAGGGGAGCTGGAAGAGCTCCAGCCAAGATCCGAGGTGCCATCTGGGGGCCAGCTTCGGAAGGGCAGGGCTTGGGCCTGTGTCTCCCTGGGGGGAACGGAATGGGGAGCTCAGTCCCCTCTCCGCTCTGACGCAGAGAAGCAGCATCCTTCACCACCCAGCAGAGCCCAGGACTCCCGAGAGGGCAGGGGGCTCCGGCAGCTGAGCTGAGTGTCCTGGGGCCCCTGCCTGCAGTGGGGGCGCAACCCCAATGCTGCACAGACACTTGAGGGGAGAGGAACTCCGGCCAGCCTCTTCCAGAAGCCACCTCAGCCTGCATGGAGGGAGAAACCAAACCAGTCTCCTTGGGCCAAGGCCACGGCCGCCTCTGCTTCCGCGTCTGTTCAGcctttggtctttttctttaaatggagGTTCTTGTAACTGAGAAGGTCTCTCTACCACTAAAGAGGAAGAGGCCAAGGCGGCAAGGCCGCCGTGGTGTTATGTGGGGCAGAGCAAGAACCCTGAAAAGGAGGAGTGGATATACTCGGTGGAGTAGAGGCCGTTGGCCTGGTCCGACGGCATCTGCACCCAGACCTGGTCGTTGGGCCGCAGCTGGAGCACGGCCCCGCCGGATGCCTGGTCCAGGTAGCCCTTCTTGTATTCATCATAGGTGTACGTGGCTGGCACGTTGTTCTTGTACAGGGCCACCCACACATTGGTGCCCTTGACGTGCACGTGGTAAGCGAAGTAGTAGACCCCGCCCACAGGGCAGGTGAAGATGCCGGTGGCCGGGTTGTAGCCACTGTGGCCATTGTAGAGAGTCCGGTCAAATTTGACAGGCATACCCGAGGCAGGAAAGGGTGAGGTGAGCACGGCGGTGAAGGCGGGTGTGGCGTGGGCCGACAGCTCTCCCAGCCCGAACTGCGGCTTGCCCCCCTTGCCCAGCACAGCGCCCTCCACGCCACCATTGGGCAGGTGCAGGCCGGCGATGCCAGACTCATCAAAGGCCCCAGGGGCACCAGGGGGACCGGGAGGCCCCGGAGGCCCAGGAGGGCCAGTGAGTCCTGGGGAACCGGGGACCCCAGGGGGCCCTGTAGGCCCAGCCACTCCGGGTTCCCCCACTTTCCCCTCTCCAGGCGGCCCTGGCAAGCCGGGTTCACCCTTCAGGCCTGGCAGTCCCTGGGGCCCAAGAGGACCAGCTGggccctggagccctgggattcCTGAGGGGCCCCTTAGGCCTGGCTGCCCAGGGAGCCCCAAGTCGCCCTTCTGCCCCAGGGCTCCTGCCACCCCTGGTCCCCCAGGGCGTCCCGTGAAACCCGGCTCACCTTTGGGCCCAGTTGGTCCAGGGGGTCCATGGGCCCCAGGGAGCCCCCTCTCTCCTGGAGGCCCAGGTTTCCCAGCCAGGCCATTAGGCCCCTGGTCACCCCGAATACCAGGCATTCCTGGGGGTCCTCCAGGCCCTGTCTCCCCCTTGGGTCCAGGGGGCCCACGTCTGCCAGGGAGTCCTGCAGACCCTGGAAGTCCTGGGGGCCCCCCAAGGCCCTGTGGGCCCTGCTCCCCTGGCTCCCCGTCCTCACCTGGCTCACCCCTGTCCCCCAAGAGTCCTGGGACCCCAGCTGGGCCCCTGTCCCCCTTGGGGCCTGGCAGTCCCGGTACCCCATAGCCAGTGGGGCCTATCAGGCCAGGGGGGCCCCGGGTTCCTGGTTCCCCTTTGGCCCCTGCTGGGCCCTGTGGCCCTGGCACCCCTACTGCCCCTGGCATCCCCACACCATCCACCCCAGGGGGCCCTTTTGGGCCCAGAGCCCCTGGCTCCCCCCTAGGCCCTGGTACTCCGGGAGGCCCTGACTCACCCTTATctccaggggccccaggaagcCCATCCAAACCTGGTTTGCCCAAGCCAGCTGGACCAGGGAGGCCAGGGGGTCCAGGGGCacccccctgccctggggccccaggTAGCCCTGGCTGGCCCACTCCATTATCCCCCTTGAGGCCTCGATCCCCTGGGGGCCCCGGCTCCCCCTGGGGCCCTGG is from Zalophus californianus isolate mZalCal1 chromosome 4, mZalCal1.pri.v2, whole genome shotgun sequence and encodes:
- the COL8A2 gene encoding collagen alpha-2(VIII) chain; translation: MRGALTPLSSLLLLLLGCGPRAATGGGAGGAAGYAPVKYVQPMHKGPVGPPFREGKGQYLEMPLPLLPMDLKGEPGPPGKPGPRGPPGPPGFPGKPGTGKPGLHGQPGPAGPPGFSRMGKAGPPGLPGKAGPPGQPGLRGEPGIRGDQGLRGPPGPPGLPGPSGIAVPGKPGPQGVPGPPGFGGEPGPQGEPGPPGDRGLKGDNGVGQPGLPGAPGQGGAPGPPGLPGPAGLGKPGLDGLPGAPGDKGESGPPGVPGPRGEPGALGPKGPPGVDGVGMPGAVGVPGPQGPAGAKGEPGTRGPPGLIGPTGYGVPGLPGPKGDRGPAGVPGLLGDRGEPGEDGEPGEQGPQGLGGPPGLPGSAGLPGRRGPPGPKGETGPGGPPGMPGIRGDQGPNGLAGKPGPPGERGLPGAHGPPGPTGPKGEPGFTGRPGGPGVAGALGQKGDLGLPGQPGLRGPSGIPGLQGPAGPLGPQGLPGLKGEPGLPGPPGEGKVGEPGVAGPTGPPGVPGSPGLTGPPGPPGPPGPPGAPGAFDESGIAGLHLPNGGVEGAVLGKGGKPQFGLGELSAHATPAFTAVLTSPFPASGMPVKFDRTLYNGHSGYNPATGIFTCPVGGVYYFAYHVHVKGTNVWVALYKNNVPATYTYDEYKKGYLDQASGGAVLQLRPNDQVWVQMPSDQANGLYSTEYIHSSFSGFLLCPT